A stretch of Candidatus Symbiobacter mobilis CR DNA encodes these proteins:
- a CDS encoding DUF4398 domain-containing protein produces MPILPSPPTAPAPSPAATPTGINPVQPASTTDAPKQPGPQIGLLAALLVAPVLIAACASTVPIPNEQLAIARTAVTSAASAGAADLAPTELRMARDKLTQANVAVADQHHEHATFLARESQVDANLAEVKARSQKAQKAAGELAEGNRVLREELQRSAQ; encoded by the coding sequence ATGCCTATCCTTCCTTCCCCCCCCACCGCACCTGCACCTTCGCCTGCTGCAACACCCACAGGCATCAACCCAGTCCAGCCTGCCTCCACGACAGACGCTCCCAAACAACCTGGCCCCCAAATCGGGCTGCTGGCCGCATTGCTGGTCGCACCGGTGCTGATTGCTGCTTGCGCCAGCACTGTGCCCATCCCCAACGAGCAACTGGCCATAGCGCGAACCGCCGTGACCAGCGCAGCCAGCGCCGGTGCTGCAGACCTGGCCCCCACCGAGTTGCGCATGGCACGCGACAAACTCACGCAGGCCAATGTGGCCGTTGCCGACCAACACCACGAACACGCCACTTTTCTGGCTCGTGAGTCCCAGGTCGATGCCAACCTGGCTGAAGTGAAGGCCCGCAGCCAAAAGGCCCAGAAAGCTGCCGGCGAACTGGCCGAAGGCAACCGCGTGCTGCGCGAAGAACTACAGCGCTCAGCCCAATAA
- a CDS encoding lmo0937 family membrane protein, whose protein sequence is MLQTLAIILLVLWAVGLVTSSMLGGFIHLLLVVAVVMFLVRYISGDRK, encoded by the coding sequence ATGCTTCAGACCCTTGCCATCATCCTGCTCGTGCTCTGGGCTGTGGGCTTGGTCACGTCCTCCATGCTGGGTGGATTCATCCACCTTCTGCTGGTCGTGGCCGTCGTCATGTTTTTGGTGCGCTATATCAGCGGTGATCGCAAATAG
- a CDS encoding OmpA family protein yields MTTRTPLCLALLSAALLSACSTVPTPNAQLTQAKSDLIAVQSDPRTNRMAATELQQAIDALNTATAAWVREDPPDQVNHLAYLTRQRVAIARETVALRSAEQAAGATSSTRSNIQLQARTQEADSAERKAELAESDAQAAQQGADIALAAATEAQLHTDLAQAQNRELQERLRELNARPTPQGILLTLGDVLFDTDKAQLKPAGLHLVRQLATVLNDYPTHNVRVEGFTDSTGTEAHNLNLSGQRAEAVRAALLHEGVSPIRVTTQALGESNPVASNDSADGRMLNRRVEIVLFDGRKLNTQR; encoded by the coding sequence ATGACTACCCGTACCCCCCTCTGCCTGGCCCTGCTCAGCGCTGCATTGCTGTCTGCGTGCAGCACCGTGCCCACACCCAACGCGCAACTGACCCAAGCCAAAAGCGACCTGATCGCTGTGCAAAGCGACCCGCGCACCAACCGCATGGCTGCAACCGAGCTGCAACAGGCTATCGATGCACTCAACACCGCCACTGCCGCATGGGTACGGGAAGACCCACCAGACCAAGTGAACCACCTGGCCTACCTTACCCGCCAGCGCGTGGCCATTGCCCGTGAAACCGTTGCACTGCGCAGCGCAGAACAGGCTGCTGGCGCGACGAGCAGCACACGCAGCAACATTCAGTTGCAAGCCCGCACCCAAGAAGCCGACAGCGCTGAACGCAAGGCGGAGCTGGCCGAAAGCGATGCACAAGCTGCACAACAAGGCGCGGACATAGCGCTCGCCGCTGCCACCGAGGCGCAGCTCCATACCGACCTGGCACAAGCCCAAAATCGGGAGTTGCAGGAACGGCTTCGCGAACTGAACGCCAGACCCACCCCCCAGGGCATCTTGCTCACGCTGGGCGACGTGTTATTCGACACCGACAAGGCCCAACTCAAACCGGCCGGGCTGCATCTTGTGCGCCAACTGGCAACGGTGCTGAACGATTACCCGACGCACAACGTACGGGTCGAAGGGTTTACTGATAGCACCGGCACCGAAGCACACAACCTGAACCTGTCAGGCCAGCGTGCCGAGGCCGTTCGTGCCGCGCTGCTGCACGAAGGCGTATCGCCAATCCGGGTGACCACCCAAGCTCTCGGCGAAAGCAACCCCGTGGCCAGCAATGACAGTGCTGATGGACGGATGCTGAACCGGCGCGTGGAAATCGTGTTGTTTGATGGGCGCAAGCTGAACACGCAGCGCTAA
- a CDS encoding PRC-barrel domain-containing protein produces the protein MKNPLLLSALLAAATLTHFGLAQSQVAGSTTIGITVTEATQVAMGWSVTKSLLGKTVHNESGEKIGEVIDLIIAPDRNLSFVIVGAGGFIGIGRHDVAIPVSQIQNHGDKLIMPGATKDAIKAMPTFNYASDTARRDQFIADAEHQMARARDKVTELLRRAGEASAESKAVINRDIDQLQLDLKYAQEKLDHMKRVGAANWHDFESDVNAAIVRLRKALEAA, from the coding sequence ATGAAAAACCCCCTTCTTCTCAGCGCCCTCCTCGCCGCAGCCACTCTGACCCATTTTGGTTTGGCACAGTCACAAGTGGCAGGCTCTACGACGATTGGCATTACCGTCACCGAGGCCACGCAAGTGGCCATGGGCTGGAGCGTCACCAAATCACTATTAGGCAAAACGGTTCACAACGAATCCGGCGAAAAAATCGGTGAAGTGATCGACTTGATCATTGCGCCCGACCGCAACCTGTCGTTCGTGATCGTGGGGGCGGGTGGATTCATCGGCATTGGCCGCCACGATGTCGCCATTCCGGTCAGCCAGATTCAAAATCATGGTGACAAACTAATCATGCCGGGGGCTACCAAAGATGCTATCAAGGCCATGCCTACTTTCAACTACGCCAGTGACACGGCTCGCAGAGACCAGTTCATAGCCGATGCAGAACACCAAATGGCCCGCGCCCGCGACAAAGTCACTGAATTGCTACGGCGCGCCGGGGAGGCATCCGCCGAATCCAAAGCGGTCATCAACCGCGACATCGATCAGCTTCAGTTGGATCTGAAATACGCCCAGGAAAAATTGGACCACATGAAGCGCGTCGGCGCCGCGAACTGGCACGACTTTGAATCTGACGTCAACGCAGCAATCGTCCGTCTGCGCAAGGCGTTGGAAGCTGCATAG
- a CDS encoding PRC-barrel domain-containing protein, producing the protein MASNYITRDNFGMYANGTEGPGPSLMGANTLLGNDVSNQNGESLGDIKEFMLDMATGRVAYAVLSFGGLLGLGDKLFAVPWGALTLDTINKRFTLNVSKDALKDAPGFNKDRWPSMSDKTWAGGVHKFYGTPYTQP; encoded by the coding sequence ATGGCTTCCAACTACATCACCCGCGACAACTTCGGCATGTACGCCAATGGCACCGAGGGCCCTGGGCCGTCGCTGATGGGTGCCAACACGCTGCTGGGCAACGACGTCAGCAACCAAAACGGCGAGAGCCTGGGTGACATCAAGGAGTTCATGCTGGACATGGCTACCGGCAGGGTTGCCTACGCGGTGCTGTCTTTCGGTGGTCTGCTGGGCCTTGGCGACAAGCTGTTCGCAGTGCCCTGGGGCGCGCTGACGCTGGACACGATCAACAAGCGCTTCACGCTGAACGTTTCCAAAGATGCGCTGAAAGATGCGCCTGGCTTCAACAAAGACCGTTGGCCGTCCATGTCGGACAAAACCTGGGCTGGCGGCGTACACAAGTTTTATGGCACGCCATACACCCAGCCATGA
- a CDS encoding CsbD family protein, giving the protein MNKDQVEGTIKDVVGKVQEQAGKLTGSTGQQFKGLNKQAKGQAQKAVGDMKEVIQDATHK; this is encoded by the coding sequence ATGAACAAAGATCAAGTCGAAGGCACCATCAAGGACGTCGTCGGCAAAGTGCAGGAGCAGGCCGGCAAGCTCACCGGCAGTACCGGGCAGCAATTCAAGGGCCTCAACAAGCAGGCCAAGGGCCAGGCTCAGAAAGCTGTCGGCGATATGAAGGAAGTGATTCAGGACGCCACCCACAAGTAA